The Eubacteriaceae bacterium Marseille-Q4139 genome has a window encoding:
- a CDS encoding ABC transporter permease: MKQFVLKRLLQAILVWFLVSVFSFSIIYFAPGDPLYIYMTPGATGHKMTDEELDRMRESLGLNGTATEQYVRWAEKMLQGNWGISVQTKEPVLNEIAKRLPATVGLMGTSLLLSLLISIPLGLAAGAKKNGLADNLISAVTYVGVSIPAFWLGIMLIIIFSMKLKLLPSSGMRTIGVTSTIDVIRHGILPAIVLSMNNMAVFVRYIRSNTIVQLEEEYVMTAVSKGLSGRMILFGQVLKNCLLPVITTVGSRLGSLVTGSFIVESVFNWPGLGTLGMSSINNRDYPMVMGITMFSCTMLLLGNFLADILYGFADPRIKLGKE, encoded by the coding sequence ATGAAACAGTTTGTTCTGAAACGGCTTCTTCAGGCGATCCTCGTCTGGTTCCTGGTCTCTGTCTTCTCCTTCTCCATCATTTACTTTGCACCCGGCGACCCCTTATACATCTACATGACACCGGGAGCCACCGGACACAAAATGACCGACGAGGAGCTGGACCGCATGCGCGAATCCCTCGGCTTAAACGGGACGGCCACGGAACAGTATGTCCGCTGGGCAGAAAAAATGCTTCAGGGAAACTGGGGCATCTCCGTACAGACGAAGGAGCCCGTCTTAAATGAAATCGCAAAGAGACTACCCGCCACCGTGGGGCTTATGGGGACATCTCTTCTTTTGTCCCTGCTCATCTCCATCCCCCTGGGGCTGGCTGCCGGAGCCAAAAAGAACGGCCTGGCCGACAATCTCATAAGCGCCGTCACCTACGTCGGTGTCTCCATCCCGGCCTTCTGGCTCGGGATTATGCTGATTATCATATTTTCCATGAAGCTTAAGCTGCTTCCCAGCTCCGGCATGCGTACCATCGGCGTCACAAGCACCATCGACGTAATCCGCCACGGCATCCTGCCGGCCATCGTTCTCAGCATGAACAACATGGCCGTGTTTGTCCGCTATATCCGCTCCAACACCATCGTGCAGCTGGAGGAGGAGTATGTCATGACTGCCGTCTCCAAGGGCCTTTCCGGGCGCATGATCCTGTTTGGGCAGGTGCTTAAAAACTGCCTGCTCCCGGTCATCACCACCGTCGGCTCCCGCCTCGGAAGCCTCGTGACCGGTTCGTTCATCGTGGAATCCGTGTTCAACTGGCCGGGACTTGGAACCCTTGGCATGAGCTCCATCAACAACCGGGACTACCCGATGGTCATGGGAATCACCATGTTCTCCTGTACCATGCTTTTGCTCGGCAACTTCCTGGCGGACATTCTCTACGGCTTTGCGGATCCGCGGATCAAGCTTGGAAAGGAGTAA
- a CDS encoding ABC transporter substrate-binding protein, translating to MRKFFTVLLAASLSASLLAGCGSGSQEQTTAAAETTETGTTAAASDETTAAAETTAAAPAEATNLTIPSASCVANLNPLLEGMKEGVIMLNPLYDPLYVKDVNETRYYLAESYDISEDGTVYTLKLKDGLTWHDGEAITADDMIFTLDVCSDTNNGAAGTNIVLVGEEPVSYEKTDDLTVTITLPAPSASYAELLGTLTLIPEHVFEGNTSITGSQANLLGIGSGPYKLSEFVQDQYLVVEKYEDYYMGAPSIDTVTFRIISDMAAQEVALANGEVNFLELANSQAVAKYSSDPNYTVVQYPEGRVNYMAVNKFCPTFEDPRVVEAVFAALNQEEIIAGAYGEGMAVPANTILSNATNYYDSTIEGYKQDVEKAKALVAEAGLEGKTMTLYFNSERVYMKETAQIIQQQLKNVGITLDVIPLESAGFFEKVFGTDSDYEFYLNGYGANGDPDNVIYGMYNGIWGVNLAISDELAAKWSDARSVFTDEERAALYKEIQEMTRDELTCYPIAYPNYVFVTTSNIKGTDTIKRTPIFEDYTKLTME from the coding sequence ATGAGAAAATTTTTCACAGTCCTTCTGGCTGCATCCTTAAGCGCATCCCTTCTTGCGGGCTGCGGCTCCGGAAGCCAGGAACAAACCACGGCTGCCGCTGAGACAACGGAAACAGGCACGACCGCCGCGGCATCAGACGAAACCACAGCAGCAGCTGAAACAACCGCAGCAGCCCCGGCAGAAGCCACAAACCTGACAATCCCCAGTGCAAGCTGCGTCGCCAACTTAAACCCGCTTTTGGAGGGCATGAAGGAAGGCGTCATCATGTTAAATCCCCTTTACGATCCGCTCTATGTAAAGGACGTAAACGAGACACGCTACTATCTTGCAGAGTCCTACGACATTTCCGAGGACGGAACCGTCTATACCTTAAAATTAAAGGACGGCCTGACCTGGCATGACGGCGAGGCCATCACGGCAGACGACATGATCTTCACGTTAGATGTCTGCTCCGACACCAACAATGGCGCGGCCGGCACCAACATCGTCCTTGTAGGCGAGGAGCCGGTTTCCTATGAGAAAACCGACGATTTGACTGTCACCATCACGCTTCCGGCGCCGTCTGCTTCCTACGCAGAGCTTCTCGGAACGCTGACCCTGATTCCTGAGCATGTTTTTGAGGGCAATACAAGCATCACCGGTTCCCAGGCCAACCTTTTAGGCATCGGCTCCGGCCCCTACAAGCTCTCCGAGTTTGTACAGGATCAGTACCTTGTGGTAGAAAAATATGAAGACTACTACATGGGCGCTCCTTCCATCGACACGGTTACATTCCGGATCATCTCCGATATGGCCGCTCAGGAAGTTGCCCTTGCAAACGGCGAAGTGAATTTCCTGGAGCTTGCCAATTCCCAGGCTGTTGCAAAATACTCCAGCGATCCCAACTACACCGTGGTACAGTACCCGGAAGGCCGCGTAAACTACATGGCCGTCAACAAATTCTGCCCCACCTTTGAGGATCCCCGCGTGGTTGAGGCTGTCTTCGCAGCTTTAAACCAGGAGGAAATCATCGCCGGCGCTTACGGCGAGGGCATGGCAGTTCCGGCAAACACCATCCTCTCCAACGCCACCAACTACTATGACAGCACCATCGAAGGCTACAAGCAGGATGTGGAAAAGGCAAAGGCTCTTGTTGCCGAAGCCGGCTTAGAGGGCAAAACCATGACGCTCTACTTCAACTCCGAGCGTGTTTACATGAAGGAAACGGCCCAGATCATCCAGCAGCAGCTTAAGAACGTCGGCATCACCTTAGACGTGATCCCGCTTGAGTCCGCAGGCTTCTTCGAGAAGGTATTCGGAACCGACAGCGACTACGAGTTCTACTTAAACGGCTACGGCGCCAACGGCGATCCGGACAATGTCATCTACGGCATGTACAACGGAATCTGGGGCGTGAACCTGGCAATTTCCGACGAGCTGGCTGCCAAATGGTCCGATGCCCGTTCCGTATTTACCGATGAGGAGCGCGCCGCTCTCTACAAAGAGATTCAGGAAATGACGAGAGACGAGCTGACCTGCTACCCCATCGCTTACCCCAACTACGTGTTCGTGACTACCTCCAACATCAAGGGAACCGACACCATCAAGAGAACACCGATCTTTGAGGACTATACCAAACTCACCATGGAATAA
- a CDS encoding ABC transporter permease → MAKLISPLNKAALRAEDFMKAEKEGEAAGASYERSLFSHIRSALKSNRLAMVCLVLLIVIVLSSMFAFLSPYDPDYMDVMNKMAPPSAKHWFGTDELGRDSFTRALYGGRVSLTVGVSAMIVSVLIGTAIGSVSGYVGGTLDAVLMRIVDMFQSVPSLLLIIVFFSFVPNNMVTLVIMLALFSWTGVARIVRAQTLTLKERDFVIAAKTLGVSHPEIILRHIIPNMTTHIIVAASLSVAGAILDESSLSFLGYGVALPKASWGSMLQNAQQYILYDPLLAVIPGVFILLTVLCLNILGDILQHALDPRLSK, encoded by the coding sequence ATGGCAAAACTGATATCCCCCTTAAACAAAGCGGCTCTGCGGGCAGAGGACTTCATGAAGGCCGAAAAGGAAGGCGAGGCGGCCGGCGCCAGCTACGAGCGCAGCCTCTTTTCCCATATCCGCTCTGCGTTAAAATCCAACCGGCTTGCGATGGTCTGCCTCGTCCTCTTAATCGTGATCGTCCTCTCGTCCATGTTTGCGTTCCTCTCGCCTTACGATCCGGATTACATGGACGTCATGAACAAAATGGCGCCGCCCAGCGCTAAACACTGGTTTGGCACCGATGAGCTTGGCCGCGACTCTTTCACCCGTGCTCTCTACGGCGGCAGGGTCTCCCTCACCGTCGGCGTCTCCGCCATGATCGTATCCGTCCTCATCGGCACGGCCATCGGCTCCGTCAGCGGCTATGTGGGAGGAACGCTGGATGCGGTACTGATGCGGATCGTGGACATGTTCCAGTCCGTCCCGAGCCTGCTTTTAATTATTGTATTCTTCTCCTTTGTCCCCAACAACATGGTGACGCTCGTCATCATGCTGGCCCTGTTTTCCTGGACCGGCGTCGCGCGGATTGTCCGCGCCCAGACCCTGACCTTAAAGGAGAGGGATTTTGTCATTGCTGCGAAGACGCTCGGAGTCAGCCATCCGGAGATCATTCTCCGCCACATCATCCCAAACATGACGACCCACATCATCGTGGCGGCCTCCTTAAGCGTCGCCGGTGCCATCCTGGATGAGTCGTCCTTAAGCTTTCTCGGGTACGGCGTGGCGCTTCCGAAGGCCTCCTGGGGCTCCATGCTCCAGAACGCACAGCAGTATATCCTGTATGACCCGCTGCTTGCCGTGATCCCGGGCGTTTTCATCCTGCTTACGGTTTTATGTCTGAATATTCTGGGCGATATTCTCCAGCATGCGCTGGATCCCCGCCTCAGCAAATAG
- the nth gene encoding endonuclease III codes for MTAKNLGKKERYPLQAPRKEKAAARAARVREILARLDEQYGTEYVCYLNHETPWQLLIAVILSAQCTDARVNLVTETLFQKYDSVEKFAEADLKELEQDIHSTGFYHNKAKNIIACCKTLVEQYGGEVPSGLSELTSLAGVGRKTANVIRGNIYHEPSIVVDTHVKRISRKLGLTENEDPEKIEYDLMEVLPEDHWILWNIHIITLGRTICTARKPDCGGCFLKDLCPAAERKEGGKS; via the coding sequence ATAACTGCAAAAAACTTAGGAAAAAAGGAGAGATACCCATTGCAGGCTCCCAGAAAAGAGAAAGCCGCCGCCCGGGCGGCCCGCGTCCGCGAGATCCTGGCGCGGTTAGACGAACAATACGGGACAGAATACGTCTGTTACCTGAACCATGAGACGCCGTGGCAGCTTTTAATCGCTGTGATTTTAAGCGCCCAGTGCACGGATGCCCGCGTCAATCTTGTGACGGAGACGCTGTTTCAAAAATATGACTCGGTAGAAAAATTTGCCGAAGCCGATTTAAAGGAGCTGGAGCAGGACATCCATTCCACCGGCTTTTACCATAATAAAGCAAAAAACATCATCGCCTGCTGCAAAACGCTGGTGGAGCAGTACGGCGGCGAGGTGCCGTCGGGACTTTCAGAGCTTACGTCCTTAGCCGGCGTCGGGCGGAAGACGGCCAACGTCATCCGCGGGAACATCTACCACGAGCCCAGCATCGTCGTGGACACCCACGTCAAGCGGATTTCCAGAAAGCTCGGCCTCACAGAAAACGAAGACCCGGAAAAGATCGAGTATGACCTGATGGAGGTGCTTCCCGAAGATCACTGGATCCTCTGGAACATCCATATCATTACCCTGGGAAGAACCATCTGCACAGCCAGGAAGCCGGACTGCGGCGGCTGCTTCTTAAAGGATCTCTGCCCGGCGGCGGAGAGAAAGGAAGGAGGAAAGTCATGA
- a CDS encoding 3'-5' exonuclease, whose product MTESYVAVDLETTGIGARHEKILEIAMVKVIDGAEAETLQTLVNPHREIPEQIVELTGIRDDMVKDAPSIEEVIEKALEFCEGYPLLGHQLIFDYGFLKQAAVNKKLPFERDGIDTLKLCRLFMPPEEKKNLTAACAYFGIRQDTAHRALSDAVSCGRLYEELKRRFGPGHEDQFLEKPLIYKAKKERTATKRQKEHLQDLLKYHRINMTVCPDFMSGNEISRMIDRIIFQYGKIPAAGHEGDKFPKSR is encoded by the coding sequence ATGACGGAAAGCTATGTTGCGGTGGATTTAGAGACGACAGGGATCGGCGCCAGGCACGAAAAAATCCTGGAAATCGCCATGGTAAAGGTGATTGACGGGGCGGAAGCAGAGACGCTCCAGACGCTCGTGAACCCCCACCGGGAAATCCCGGAGCAGATTGTGGAGCTGACAGGCATTCGGGACGACATGGTAAAAGACGCGCCGTCCATCGAGGAAGTCATCGAAAAGGCCCTGGAGTTCTGCGAGGGCTACCCGCTTCTCGGCCACCAGCTTATTTTTGATTACGGCTTTTTAAAGCAGGCGGCCGTCAATAAAAAGCTGCCGTTTGAGCGGGACGGCATCGATACCTTAAAGCTTTGCAGGCTCTTCATGCCGCCGGAGGAAAAGAAGAACCTCACAGCCGCATGCGCCTATTTCGGCATCCGCCAGGACACGGCCCACAGGGCCCTTTCGGACGCGGTTTCCTGCGGGCGGCTTTACGAGGAGCTAAAACGGCGGTTCGGGCCTGGGCATGAAGACCAGTTTCTGGAAAAACCATTGATTTACAAGGCAAAAAAGGAACGGACGGCCACAAAAAGGCAAAAAGAACACTTGCAGGATTTATTAAAATATCATAGAATAAACATGACTGTCTGTCCGGATTTTATGTCGGGAAATGAGATCTCGAGAATGATCGACAGGATCATCTTCCAATATGGGAAAATTCCGGCGGCAGGACATGAGGGGGATAAATTTCCAAAATCAAGATAA
- a CDS encoding threonylcarbamoyl-AMP synthase — MVTKVVKIKDVKKPEDGELLEAAGILRSGGLVAFPTETVYGLGGNALNKEAAGKIYAAKGRPSDNPLIAHISCMEELFPLIKELPEAGRKLAEAYWPGPLTMILKKSGLVPYETTGGLDTVAVRMPSDAVANRLIRLAGVPVAAPSANTSGRPSPTMAGHVLEDMDGKIEMIIDGGPVGIGVESTIVDVSGEVPTLLRPGAVTMEMLRELLGHVEIDPAILGPMKEGMRPKAPGMKYRHYAPAAEMTLVEGGMEQVVDFIREAAKKAEKEGKRVGIICTEESKGLYPTGILEVIGSRSHEETVAHNLFAVLRKFDELQVDCIFSESFSGDRLGQAIMNRLCKAAGYHIVNV; from the coding sequence ATGGTAACAAAAGTTGTAAAAATAAAAGATGTGAAAAAACCGGAGGACGGCGAGCTTTTGGAGGCGGCGGGGATTCTCCGTTCCGGCGGGCTTGTGGCCTTTCCGACAGAGACGGTTTACGGCCTCGGCGGCAATGCCCTGAATAAAGAGGCGGCCGGGAAAATTTATGCGGCAAAGGGGCGGCCGTCGGACAACCCGTTAATTGCCCATATTTCCTGCATGGAAGAGCTGTTTCCGTTAATCAAAGAGCTTCCGGAGGCAGGAAGAAAGTTAGCCGAAGCATACTGGCCGGGGCCGCTTACGATGATTCTAAAAAAGAGCGGTCTTGTGCCTTATGAGACCACCGGCGGCCTCGATACGGTGGCCGTCCGCATGCCGTCGGATGCCGTTGCGAACCGGCTGATCCGCCTGGCAGGCGTCCCCGTGGCGGCTCCAAGTGCCAACACCTCCGGACGGCCGAGCCCGACGATGGCCGGGCATGTGCTTGAGGACATGGACGGGAAAATTGAGATGATTATCGACGGCGGCCCTGTGGGAATCGGCGTGGAGTCGACGATTGTCGACGTGTCCGGCGAGGTTCCGACGCTTTTGAGGCCGGGCGCCGTCACCATGGAGATGCTTCGGGAGCTTCTTGGCCATGTGGAGATCGACCCGGCGATTCTGGGGCCGATGAAAGAGGGCATGCGGCCAAAGGCGCCGGGCATGAAATACCGCCATTATGCGCCGGCGGCGGAGATGACGCTGGTGGAAGGCGGCATGGAGCAGGTCGTGGACTTCATCCGGGAGGCCGCAAAAAAGGCGGAAAAAGAAGGGAAACGTGTCGGGATTATCTGTACCGAGGAGAGCAAAGGCCTTTATCCCACGGGGATTCTGGAGGTCATCGGGAGCCGCAGCCACGAGGAGACCGTGGCCCACAATTTATTTGCGGTGTTGAGGAAATTTGATGAGCTTCAGGTGGACTGCATTTTTTCGGAGAGCTTTTCCGGCGACCGGCTGGGACAGGCCATCATGAACCGGCTCTGCAAGGCGGCCGGATACCATATCGTCAACGTATAG
- a CDS encoding ECF transporter S component, whose amino-acid sequence MKPEKMLNVKNVVLIGMFGALAAVLEAFQLAVPFAPPFYKLDFAETPILIGAFALGPVPAVLMELVKNLIKVLTQGSTTMYVGDLANFIGSVMFILPASILYQRKKTRKTAMIGLVVSVLAAVAGAVVINCFVTLPLYANLAFGGIENIIAMGTKVNPAITDIYTFAIFAIIPFNLLKCGLNAGVTALLYKRVSVILRTGNTVPAPRTSVEKG is encoded by the coding sequence ATGAAACCTGAAAAGATGTTGAATGTGAAGAACGTGGTGCTGATCGGCATGTTCGGGGCCCTGGCGGCCGTGCTGGAGGCGTTCCAGCTTGCCGTGCCCTTTGCGCCGCCGTTCTACAAGCTGGACTTTGCGGAGACCCCGATTTTAATCGGCGCTTTTGCGCTGGGCCCGGTGCCTGCGGTTCTGATGGAGCTTGTGAAGAACCTGATTAAGGTTTTAACCCAGGGCTCGACGACTATGTACGTCGGCGATCTGGCAAACTTTATCGGAAGCGTAATGTTCATCCTGCCGGCTTCCATTCTCTACCAGAGAAAGAAGACCAGGAAGACGGCCATGATCGGGCTCGTTGTATCGGTTCTGGCAGCCGTTGCCGGCGCTGTCGTCATCAACTGCTTTGTGACACTGCCGCTGTATGCAAACCTGGCCTTCGGCGGAATCGAGAACATCATCGCCATGGGCACGAAGGTCAATCCGGCCATCACAGATATTTATACATTCGCAATTTTTGCAATTATTCCGTTTAACCTGTTAAAATGCGGACTGAATGCCGGCGTGACGGCGCTTCTCTATAAGAGAGTCAGCGTCATCCTGCGGACAGGAAACACGGTTCCGGCGCCGCGGACCTCCGTGGAGAAAGGCTAA
- a CDS encoding dCMP deaminase family protein — MSDKRTNYITWDEYFMSVAKLAAMRSKDPSTQVGTCIVSQDNKILSMGYNGFPKGCSDDTFPWGKGDPDPYNEKYLYVTHSELNAILNYRGGSLEGSKLYVTLFPCNECAKAIIQAGIKTLVYECDKYADTPSTKASKRMLDAAGVRYYKYNATGRKIEFMV; from the coding sequence ATGTCGGACAAAAGAACAAATTACATTACCTGGGACGAGTATTTCATGAGCGTGGCGAAGCTGGCGGCCATGCGCTCCAAGGACCCCAGCACGCAGGTGGGCACCTGCATCGTGAGCCAGGACAACAAAATCCTGTCCATGGGCTACAACGGATTCCCGAAGGGCTGCTCCGATGACACGTTTCCGTGGGGAAAGGGCGACCCGGATCCGTACAATGAGAAGTATCTGTATGTGACCCACAGCGAGCTCAACGCGATTCTCAATTACCGCGGCGGGAGCCTGGAGGGAAGCAAGCTTTATGTCACCCTGTTCCCGTGCAACGAGTGCGCCAAGGCCATTATCCAGGCCGGCATCAAGACCCTTGTCTATGAATGCGACAAGTACGCGGACACACCGTCCACAAAAGCGTCCAAGCGGATGCTGGATGCGGCCGGAGTGCGGTATTACAAATACAACGCGACGGGAAGAAAGATTGAATTTATGGTATAG
- a CDS encoding creatininase family protein gives MVRYYRELTRLEMEQVDKEETVVMIPVGALEQHGNQCPLGTDEIISEATARRIKEALDKEIPDYPMLIFPALPVGLSTEHVNFCGSITLKPDTFYHMLYDICKGLVHHGFKKIAMLNCHGGNSPIIQVLSRELRSELGIAVFIINCGAFFGNPAVKATVSEGNVWDFHGGEMETAMVMAERPELVKLETSEAGIPKKFMGNKTFTVYGPITIGWVSEEWVTEDGKPIGIGGDPKGATAEKGNQIYDSFVESIVAGLKEIREWKD, from the coding sequence ATGGTACGCTATTACAGAGAACTGACACGGCTTGAGATGGAGCAGGTCGACAAAGAGGAGACAGTGGTGATGATCCCTGTCGGCGCGCTGGAACAGCACGGGAACCAGTGCCCGCTTGGAACGGACGAGATCATTTCCGAGGCGACGGCCAGACGGATCAAGGAAGCCCTCGATAAGGAAATCCCGGACTATCCGATGTTGATTTTCCCGGCGCTTCCGGTGGGACTCAGCACAGAGCATGTAAATTTCTGCGGCTCCATCACCTTAAAGCCGGATACGTTTTATCACATGCTCTATGATATCTGCAAGGGGCTGGTTCACCACGGCTTCAAAAAGATTGCCATGTTAAACTGCCACGGCGGCAATTCGCCGATTATCCAGGTTCTCAGCAGAGAGCTGAGGAGCGAGCTTGGAATCGCCGTTTTCATTATCAACTGCGGCGCATTCTTTGGAAATCCGGCCGTCAAGGCGACGGTTTCCGAGGGCAATGTCTGGGATTTCCACGGCGGCGAGATGGAGACGGCCATGGTGATGGCGGAGCGGCCGGAGCTTGTGAAGCTTGAGACCTCCGAGGCCGGGATCCCGAAGAAATTCATGGGGAACAAGACGTTCACGGTCTATGGCCCAATTACCATCGGCTGGGTTTCCGAGGAGTGGGTGACAGAGGACGGAAAGCCCATCGGCATCGGCGGCGACCCGAAGGGGGCCACGGCTGAAAAGGGGAACCAGATCTACGACAGCTTTGTGGAGTCCATCGTCGCGGGGCTTAAGGAAATCCGGGAGTGGAAGGACTGA
- a CDS encoding B12-binding domain-containing radical SAM protein: MKFLLAAINAKYIHSNPAVYSLRAYAKERLPEADIMIGEYTINHRTDSVLQDLYEKKPDFIGFSCYIWNISHVLELVHDLHKVLPGVKIWLGGPEVSFDAEALLFREPDVDGIMRGEGEATFYELASALLAAENGGEPELSSIGGITFRTADGSIKENPGRAPLPMDSLPFAYEDVTEFENRIIYYESSRGCPFSCSYCLSSIDKSVRFRSLENVKRELDFFLERKVPQVKFVDRTFNCRREHTMGIWRHLLEHDNGVTNFHFEISADLLNKEEIALIGAMRPGLIQLEIGVQSTNLLTVGEIRRTMNLERLKWAVEQVRRFRNTHQHLDLIAGLPYEGMESFLHSFDEVYRMKPDQLQLGFLKVLKGSYMEEQTECYGLKYRMTPPYEVLATKWLDYGDVIRLKAMEEMVEVYYNSGQFTRTMERLSESFSRPSELFLRLADYYRENGLDGVSHSRLSRYEILYGFIRENEKQKERLSAFRDSLMYDLYLRENAKSRPSFASDQSPHKEKLRAFFKMEEKAPRFLAGYEGYDSRQLANMAHLEFFEDGTAVVFDYRNRDPLDHNALALPVKDMEEAVNVP; this comes from the coding sequence ATGAAATTTCTGCTGGCGGCAATCAACGCAAAATACATCCATTCCAACCCGGCCGTGTACAGCCTGCGCGCCTACGCAAAGGAGCGTCTCCCAGAGGCAGACATCATGATCGGGGAATACACCATCAATCACAGGACGGATTCTGTTTTGCAGGATCTCTATGAAAAAAAGCCGGATTTTATCGGCTTTTCCTGTTATATATGGAACATCAGCCATGTGCTTGAGCTGGTGCATGATCTGCACAAGGTGCTGCCGGGCGTAAAGATCTGGCTCGGCGGGCCGGAGGTGTCCTTTGACGCAGAGGCGCTGCTTTTCCGGGAGCCGGATGTGGACGGCATCATGCGGGGAGAGGGCGAGGCCACGTTTTATGAGCTGGCATCGGCGCTCCTTGCGGCGGAAAACGGCGGGGAACCGGAGCTTTCTTCTATCGGCGGGATTACCTTCCGGACGGCGGACGGAAGTATAAAAGAAAATCCCGGACGCGCGCCGCTTCCCATGGACAGCCTGCCCTTCGCCTACGAGGACGTGACGGAATTTGAAAACAGGATCATCTACTATGAGAGCAGCCGCGGCTGCCCCTTTTCCTGCAGCTACTGCCTGTCGTCCATCGACAAATCGGTGCGGTTCCGGAGCCTTGAGAACGTGAAGCGGGAGCTGGATTTCTTCCTGGAGCGGAAGGTGCCCCAGGTGAAGTTTGTGGACAGGACGTTCAACTGCCGGAGAGAACACACCATGGGGATCTGGCGTCACCTTCTGGAACACGACAACGGCGTCACGAATTTCCATTTTGAAATTTCGGCAGACCTTTTAAATAAGGAAGAAATTGCCCTGATCGGGGCCATGCGGCCTGGGCTGATTCAGCTTGAGATCGGCGTCCAGTCCACGAATTTACTGACGGTCGGGGAAATCCGAAGAACCATGAACTTAGAAAGGCTCAAATGGGCGGTGGAACAGGTCAGGCGGTTTCGGAACACCCACCAGCATCTGGATCTGATTGCGGGGCTTCCGTATGAGGGGATGGAAAGCTTCCTGCACTCCTTCGACGAGGTGTACCGAATGAAGCCGGATCAGCTCCAGCTTGGGTTTTTGAAGGTTTTAAAGGGCTCGTACATGGAAGAGCAGACGGAATGCTACGGGCTGAAATACAGAATGACGCCGCCCTATGAGGTTTTGGCGACAAAATGGCTGGATTATGGGGACGTGATCCGGCTGAAGGCCATGGAAGAGATGGTGGAGGTTTACTATAACAGCGGGCAGTTTACCCGCACGATGGAGCGGCTTTCGGAGAGCTTTTCCAGGCCGTCAGAGCTGTTTTTGCGGCTGGCGGATTATTACAGGGAAAACGGGCTTGACGGCGTAAGCCACAGCCGGCTTTCCAGATATGAGATTCTCTACGGGTTCATCCGGGAAAATGAGAAACAAAAAGAACGGCTTTCCGCTTTCCGGGACAGCCTGATGTATGATCTGTATCTGAGGGAGAATGCAAAGAGCCGTCCGTCCTTCGCCTCAGATCAGTCGCCGCATAAGGAAAAACTCCGCGCATTCTTTAAAATGGAAGAAAAGGCGCCGAGGTTCCTTGCGGGCTATGAGGGATATGACTCCAGGCAGCTTGCCAACATGGCGCACCTGGAATTTTTCGAGGACGGGACGGCCGTGGTTTTCGATTACCGGAACCGGGATCCGCTGGATCACAATGCGCTGGCCCTTCCGGTAAAAGATATGGAAGAGGCGGTTAACGTCCCATGA